From the Posidoniimonas polymericola genome, the window CAGCAAACCCGGACGATCTCTTTCCAAGGGGATCAGAAGGGCAACCGTTGCCCGAATGAGCTGTACGCCCGCTACGACGACCTCATCCAGCAAGAGAAGCTCAGCTGGACCGAGCACCTCTGGATGAAGAGGATCTTGGGGTCCGGAGGTCAGGGCGTGGTGTACCTGTCCGAGCAGCGTGGCTCCGACCAGTTCACCCTGCCGGTGGCCCTCAAGTTCTTCTCGCCCGAGCGGTACCTCGACGAACGGGCCTACGTCGACGCAATGCGGCAGATGGCGGCCATCAACAGCCGCGTCGCCCAGATCCAGCACGACAACCTGCTGGACGTGCAGAACTTCATTGAGCGGAACCGCATCCGCATCCTGCAGATGGAGTGGATCGACGGCTACGACCTCGACATCCTGCTCACCGCCGGCATGCTCGAGCGGGCCCGCGAGCGGGTCAGCAACCGCCGCTGGGAGTACATCAACAACGTGATCGTCACGGCCGGCCCGGTCCGGCCGCGGCTCAAGCCCGGCATGGCGGTCGCCATTATCCGCGAGTGCCTGGCCGGCCTGGCCGCGCTGCACCGCGAGGAGATCGTCCACGGCGACATGAAGCCGTCGAACATCATGGTCAAGCGGACCGGCAACGCCAAGATCATCGACATCGGCTCGGCCGTGGACCTCAAGAACTTGCCGCTCGACCGCACCTGCACCCCGCAGTACGCGGCGCCCGAGGTGCTCGAGCG encodes:
- a CDS encoding serine/threonine-protein kinase; the encoded protein is MTTTILQQTRTISFQGDQKGNRCPNELYARYDDLIQQEKLSWTEHLWMKRILGSGGQGVVYLSEQRGSDQFTLPVALKFFSPERYLDERAYVDAMRQMAAINSRVAQIQHDNLLDVQNFIERNRIRILQMEWIDGYDLDILLTAGMLERARERVSNRRWEYINNVIVTAGPVRPRLKPGMAVAIIRECLAGLAALHREEIVHGDMKPSNIMVKRTGNAKIIDIGSAVDLKNLPLDRTCTPQYAAPEVLERQEQSPRSDLCSLGYVLIEILAGQPLFAGINDFAKLLEAKRTLPQRLKKILPDEVRHSDLLMTICRRLTAPDPTLRYVSAEDADTGLDGLAEFQRTLVRGDLASEYENELRVWLEELD